AAAGAAGCAAGCCTTGCTATTCCCTTTTCATAACGGAGGGAAGCGAGGCTCCCAGAGGTGCAGTAAGGGCCCAGGTAGCGAGGTCACACCCCTCACCTTGACTCACTGTGCCCTCCCTCTTTTGCCTGGGTAGTGCCCATTCATTGTTGGCAGACCTGTCTCCTCCCCTAGGCTGCCCTGGGAGCCTCAGAGGCTGCATTGCGGTCACACACTGGAATCTCTGGGTTCCAGTCCGAGTGCTTCTCAAGGCAGGGTTTGGGCCTCTTGCATCTTGGAACCCCCAGcatctagcacagtgcctggcacctaaCAGACCTCTGTAAGTGCTTGTGGAGTTGACTAAACTGAATTCCAGGCGCCGAACCTCAAGGTCATTGTCCCGCTGACCAGTTTTCCCTGTCTTCACCTCTCTAGGCACAAAGCTATCTGATCTCTGGAGAAGGACCTTTTCCCTTCCTGCTTGGGTCCCACCTGCACCCTTTGACTTCCGGTTGAAACTGCTGTCTCATCAGCCACCCTGCCCACACTCTGGACATCTCTGCTCTCTCTCATCCCCTCTCTCACCCACAGGCAGGACCCCATATCTACTCCTCTCAATCAACTTATTTGGCTCCCCATTGGCCTTAactctttccactttttttttgttgttgttgttgtttggggttttttcctTGTCCCAAAGTtcgctccccacccccaccctccaaaaaagtctgtttctttctgtctcttcacTAAGTCCTCCCAATCAACAGCCCATAGTGGGGTTTTCTCCTCAGAAGTGCATAATCCACAACGTGCTATTTAAACCAGTTTTATTTTGCCTTGGGAAGTCCCATTGCCTTGCctgaagacattaaaaatttctcctgtccccagcctgaatctctctgtccctgagccccagcctgcTCTGCGGCAGAGCTGGTGTGTCCAGGACAGAGTGACCCTCAGAGGCCCTtgccccaccctcccccaccaccacccgtCCCCTGGCCCTGCCTTCCCCTCACTTCCCAGTCTCCTCTGCTTCTGGCAGCTTTGGGACCCCCGCCCCTGGCTTCTCCTCCATGCTGTATGGAATGAAGATTGCAAATCTGGCCTACGTCACCAAGACTCGGGTCAGGTTCTTCAAACTCGACCGCTGGATTGACTCGCGGCTCCCAGAAAAGAGGAGAATGAAGCTGAGCTCAGATATCAGCAAGCACCACAAGTCACTGCTAGCCAAGATCTTTTATGACaggtgtgtgtccgtgtgtgtgtgtgtgtgtgtttgttcgtGCACACACACTTGCTTGTGAGGGGTGCTCGGGCGTGGGGGAAGGGGCTGTCCAGCCAAGAAAAGAGTAGTTTGCTCAGATGGTGGGGAGGCCCCTTCCTTAAGGAATGGGGGAAGCAGGTGGGGGTCTTGGCTGCCGGTGGGAGCACGGCTGGCACTCTTCCCAGGGCATCCCCCAGTCCAGGCCGCTCCTGCCCTGGCCCCCACCCTTGACTCCCACTCTCCCCAGGGCTGAGTATCTTCACGGGAAGCATGGGGTGGACGTGGAAGTCCAGGGGCCCCATGAAGCACGAGATGGGCAGCTCCTTATCCGCCTGGATTTGAACCGCAAGGAGGTGCTGACCCTGAGGCTCCGGAACGGAGGAAACAAACCTGTTACCCTCACTCACCTCTTCCCACTCTGCCGGACACCCCAGTTTACCTTCTACTATGGTGACCAGGAGCTGCCCTGCCCGCTAGGCCCCGGTGAGTAGCTTTCCAAAGGGAAGAACTCTGGTGGGTAGGGCTTGTCCTAGCAGGGCTGCAGCTTTGGAGCACACACTGTGGCTGTCCAGTGGTCTCCTCTCTGGATGGGGCCAGCTGGGGGAGGTCGGGGTCAGCATGTTGGTGGGAgagtccctgccttccctccccgcTCCCATTCACTCAGCCTTCTCCCTGCAGGTGAATGCTATGAGCTGCATGTGCACTGTAAGACCAGCTTTGTGGGCTACTTCCCAGCCACGGTGCTCTGGGAGCTGCTGGGACCTGGGGAGTCGGGGTCAGAAGGAGCTGGCACTTTCTACATTGCCCGCTTCTTGGCTGCCGTCGCCCACAGCCCTCTGGCTGCACAATTGAAGCCCACGACTCCCTTCAAGCGCACCCAGATCACTGGAAACCCTGTGTTGACCAGCCGgatagaggaaggagagagacctGACCTGTAAGCCCTCCCTCCAGGCCTGTCTGGGCTTGGCATGTCCCGATCACAACAGTGTGGGCCCTTGGGAAAAGCCCAGAGCTGGGAGCCAGGGGCCCCTTTACTGCTGTAGGTTATTTCCTCCTCTGGGCTCAGAAACTTTTTCTGCCTAGGAAGCAAATTACAGGAGAGTAGCAGGTCCAAGGAcagtatgaaaacatttttttaagaagtattttcaCTGTGTAATGAATTATCAGGCAGCCCATTATAGACCGacccacctccccctccccctcccccccctctctctctcatagcATTGGGGATCAAAACCATGCATGGTAAGCCCATGTTCTACCTAgccccctctcttctctttttaaattaatatatatatatatatatatatatatatatatatatatatatatatatatatatatatataggtggtactgggaattgaaatcagggacactttaccactgagctatagccccagtcctttttgagacagggtcttgctaagttgctgagactggccttgaacttttgatccttctgtctcagcttcctgaggtgctgggattattgTCATGCACCAACGCACCCagatctctcttttttaaaacagctttactGAAATAATTCACATATCCTACAggtcagttatttttttttttagtatgttcaCAGATATGTGCAACCATCATTACagtcagttttagaacattttattacACCAAAGAAGAGATCCAATACCCTTTATCTACCACCCTTTTATCACTCACCCACCTGCTCAGCCCTTAGCAGCCACTCACTTTATCTCTGTCTCCATAAATTTCCCTATGCTGGACATGTCACGTGGCGAGTGGACTCATGTGGAAACATCTTTTTGACATAGCTAGCTAGTTACAAAATACTGTGTAACAGTTAGATCATTGTTCACTTTTTGTTAACAATATAtaggtgccaggtgcagtggcacatgcctaaaatcccagtgacttaggagactgaggcagaagaattacaagtttgaagccagcctcagcaactttgtgaggccctaagcaacttaatgagaccctgtctcaaaaccaaaattaaaaagggctggctggggatgtggctgagtggtaaagtgccactgggttcaatttctggtaccccaaaacaaaaactatgtatatatacacacataatataaACTGGAAGCCTGCATACCCCCCAAAATTAACATTGGCTGTCCCAGGAtggtaaaaatgttatttattataatttttttgccagattcttctttaataatgaaaatgtattataaataatatttttcaaatattccaaGTATTGGGCTTTCCAAAAATGGAAATGCCTTGGACCGAGCAGCCCCATGAGCTAGTGAGCTCATGTCCTTGGGCAGAGGCTGCCGACCACCCTTTGGCAATGGCATCACAGAGCTCCTTGTGCATCCTCCACGGAGGGGCATTCCCAGAGTCTTGAAGGTGATAGGTTCAATGTTTATGacagcttcccccccccccacttctgcAGCGCTAAAGGCTATGACTTGAAGCTAAGTATGGCACTGGGGACCTACTACCCACCCCCACGCCTCAGGCAGCTGCTCCCCATCCTTCTTCAGGGAACAAGTATCTTCACTGCCCCAAAGGAGATTGCTGAGATCAAGTAAGTGCCTCCCCTCTGCACCCGACTCCCgccttctctctccctgctggCCTCTGCCTGTTGTTCTGGATGTCTGTCCGGCCTCCCAGGCTCTATTCGTTCACCCTTGCTGAGCATGCCCACTTGCCAGGTGCTGTTCCAGATGGGCCTTGCCCGTTCTGGTGGGGAACAGTGAGCActgatcatttcttttaaaacatttatcttgTACATTCCATATTATGGTGAGTGCTTTGAAGAACTCAAGTAATGCTAAAGTAAAACCAAAGCAGGACAAGGGGATGAATTGGTGATGTTTTACAGAGAGCAGTCAGTCCAGGCCTctttgaggaggtgacatttgaacagAGTGTGACATTTGAATGAGGTTAGGGTGTGAGTCATGGAAGGAGGATCTGGGGGAGAATGTTTCCACCATAAGATCTACCGCGGATACTCAAGTCAGGTCTGAGGTTGGGGCAAGGACATGGGAGGAAGCAAGAGTTGGGGCTCCCTTCTTCAAGGCCTCTGACCCCATCCATTTCTCTGTCCTTCTggtcttctctgcttcctggtgtgctCCTAGTCACAGAGCTTCAAATGGGAGAGGGTAGATGCTCCTGGGGTCATGGGAGTGCTTGACCTGTCCCTTTCCTGCGCTTCCCACTTCATCCCCCAACCATCACTGCCAGGGCCCAGCTGGAGACAGCCCTGAAGTGGAGGAACTATGAGGTGAAACTCCGACTGCTGCTGCACCTGGAGGAGCTGCAGATGGAGCACGACATCCGGCACTATGACCTGGAATCGGTGCCCATGACCTGGGACCCCGTGGACCAGAACCCCAGGCTGCTCACACTGGAGGTTGGGGCTCAGATCAGGTGCAGGGAGGGTGGGCTCAAGTCAGCCAACCTCTATAGGCCATTCCTAAATACAGGGCAAACCTAGAAGAAGGATAAAATGGTTCCTGTCCCAGAGGGGTCAGCAAGGGGTAGGGTGGGCATCCTTTGCCCCAAATGGTGTTAGAGCAGGACACTGGGGTTTTAATCTAGACTTTGCTactactggctgtgtgaccttgggcaagatcCTTGCTTTCTCTGAGCCATAGGTCCCTTATCTAAAAAGCATAGAGCTGGACTGGATAATTCTGAGGGCCCTTTCCAGCTCACAGATTTTGAATGTGTGCACCTGAGACCAGAATTACCCACGAGAATGAATTTCTGCACACAAATGCAGGTGGGAAGAGAGAACAAGGATGATCAGGGCAAGATGACTGCAGGAGATGAGTTTTAACAAGATTTTAAAGGCAGAGTAGGACTGAGCTGGTGAGAGGGCAGCTGAGTAGAGTGGGAAGCGGCTGCCAGGCCTTAAACTAGCACCCTGGAGTTCTGCACCTGTGAGCAGCTTGGGACGGTcgtctccttcctctccccacaactCCTGtctggtgggagaggaagggggacagGGAAAACGCAGCTCTCTGAGTCTTGGGTTAGAAGGCCAGAGCCTCAGTTTTTGTCCCTCAGAGGTCTGGAGAGCCTGGGGGTTGGGTCCTTCAGTGACCATGCTTGGGACAGAAGGTGGCTTACGTTCACACCCTGTAGGTTCCCGGTGTGACTGAGAGCCGCCCCTCAGTGCTGCGGGGGGACCACCTGTTTGCCCTTCTGTCCTCTGAGACACAGCAGGAGGACCCCATCACCTACAAGGGCTTCGTGCACAAGGTGGAACTGGACCGTGTCAAACTGAGCTTTTCCACGAGGTGGGTGTTGGGGGAACCCTTCCTCAGTCTTCTCCCTCAGGCCAGGGGAGAAGAGAGGCTTTCTCCTAAGATGAGTGGATCCCAAGCACAGGGCAGGGGCTTTTCTTCTGGGGGACTCTGAGCCACCTCAGCAGCTGCCTCTCCTAGGGAGCTTTTATGGAGGTCTTGGAAAGAGGGAGTGGAgcagagggaggtggagggaggtcCTGGCTTTTTGCTGCCTGGCCCACCTAACTGGAGCTCCTCtacctttctctctatccaaagCCTCCTGAGCCGATTTGTGGATGGGCTGACCTTCAAGGTGAACTTCACCTTCAACCGCCAGCCCCTGCGGGTCCAGCATCGGGCCCTGGAACTGACAGGGCGCTGGCTGCTGTGGCCCATGCTTTTTCCTGTGGCCTCCCGTGGGGTCCCGCTGCTGCCCTCAGATGTGAAGCTCAAGTGAGACGGAGGGCAGGGGACTCCAGGGCTGGTTGGAGTGTGGGGGTTGGGGATGGAGTCCTAGAGGCCTCTGGGATGCTGGATAAGTTGAAGTTCGGATTCCCGGCCTCCCTGCCAGGCTGTATGACCGGAGTCTGGAGTCAAACCCAGAGCAGCTGCAGGCCATGAAGCACATTGTTATGGGCACCACACGTCCAGCCCCCTACATCATCTTTGGGCCTCCAGGCACTGGCAAGACTGTCACATTAGTGGAGGCCATTAAGCAGGTGAGGCTTGAGTATAAACCTGGGACCTATATCCTTGACTCCCCCAGATGGAGTGATTATCCCCAAATTCTGATTTCCTTCAGCTCCCTGAAAGTTCTTGCTTCTCAGCAGCCATCAAAAGGAgatggggagggctggggctgtagctcagtggcagagcacttgcctagcacgggtgaggcactgggttcaatccttagcatcacataaaaataaatggataaaattaaggcattctgtccatctacaactataaaatttttttttaaaaaaggtgaggAGCTAGAGTCAGTGTGGCTGTTGAGCACTGTTGTATAGGTTGGGCACTTGGAGTGTAGGTGTGGCTCTTGGAGTGACCTTTTACATTTCAGTCTTCATAGACTTGTGGGTTCATTGCAGTTGTTGTCCCACGTCAAAGTGCTAATTGGACTAGCAGGGCTCCGGGATAGAACTTGCCTTTTATATCACTGCCTCCCTTGGCTGTGGGAGGCAGATGCTGCACTGCCCCAGTGTGAGTCTCCAGAGTTCGGGAAGCTGCTTCCCACACTCTACCTGTCCGCATCTCaggtggtgaagcacttgcccgAAGCTCACATCCTAGCCTGCGCTCCGTCCAACTCGGGTGCTGACCTTCTCTGTCAGCGGCTCCGGGTCCACCTGCCCAGCTCCATCTACCGTCTCCTGGCCCCCAGCAGGGACATCCGCATGGTACCTGAGGATATTAAGGTAAGGGAAGTGCAGAGGGTCCAGGGATGGCAGATGCCTGGGAGTCTCTAAGGACAAACCAGAAAACTAGGGAGACTTGGATCCTCACCCTTGGGTGGGTGAgaaccctccctgggcctcagtttccttgtctataaagtGGCCCAGTGCCAGAGTGAGGGTGGGCGTGGGTAGAGCCAAGCTGATGCCTCGTGTTGCTTCACCATCCACAGCCCTGCTGTAACTGGGATGCGAAAAAGGGGGAGTATGTGTTTCCTGCCAAGAAGGAACTGCAGGAATACCGCGTCTTAATTACCACTCTCATTACGGCCAGCAGGTGGGGACTGTGTGTAAATAAAAGGGTAGTGGGCTGGGAAGATGGGGAAGGGTTCTCAGTGGGTGAGGCGGGGGACCAGATTGGGTGAGCATTCAGCTGGGTGCCTGGGGATGACCCTGCCTGGCCTGACACCTCCCAGGTTGGTGTCGGCCCAGTTTCCCATCGATCACTTCACACACATCTTCATCGATGAGGCCGGCCACTGCATGGAACCTGAGAGTCTGGTGGCCATAGCAGGTGAGGGGCTCAGGGTGGGCTGCAGGTGCGCCACCCTGCGTGGGGAGGTCCCACCACTTACCTTTCTCCTCATACCACCCTTGCCTTCTAGGACTGATGGAAGTTAAGGAAACAGGCAATCCAGGAGGGCAGCTGGTGCTGGCTGGAGACCCGCGACAGCTAGGACCTGTGCTGCGCTCCCCACTGACACAGAAGTATGGGCTGGGGTACTCGCTGCTGGAACGGCTGCTCACCTACAATGCCCTGTACAAGAAGGGCCCCGATGGCTATGACCCTCAGTTCATAACCAAGCTGCTACGCAACTACAGGTATCCCCACACCCTCATCTCCCTCCACTGATAGCCCGTGCCTTCGCACCCTCTGCGCCCCAGCAGGAGGCTTTGGTCAGCATTCCTGGTGCTCAGCGCCTCTGTGAGGCAGAAAGGACTCTAGACTGGAAGGTCGGAGGCCTCCTTTAGCTGGTGGTTTCATTC
This genomic interval from Urocitellus parryii isolate mUroPar1 chromosome 11, mUroPar1.hap1, whole genome shotgun sequence contains the following:
- the Mov10 gene encoding helicase MOV-10, with translation MPSKFSCRQLRETGQCFESFLVVRGLDMETDRERLRTVYNRDFKISFGTPAPGFSSMLYGMKIANLAYVTKTRVRFFKLDRWIDSRLPEKRRMKLSSDISKHHKSLLAKIFYDRAEYLHGKHGVDVEVQGPHEARDGQLLIRLDLNRKEVLTLRLRNGGNKPVTLTHLFPLCRTPQFTFYYGDQELPCPLGPGECYELHVHCKTSFVGYFPATVLWELLGPGESGSEGAGTFYIARFLAAVAHSPLAAQLKPTTPFKRTQITGNPVLTSRIEEGERPDLAKGYDLKLSMALGTYYPPPRLRQLLPILLQGTSIFTAPKEIAEIKAQLETALKWRNYEVKLRLLLHLEELQMEHDIRHYDLESVPMTWDPVDQNPRLLTLEVPGVTESRPSVLRGDHLFALLSSETQQEDPITYKGFVHKVELDRVKLSFSTSLLSRFVDGLTFKVNFTFNRQPLRVQHRALELTGRWLLWPMLFPVASRGVPLLPSDVKLKLYDRSLESNPEQLQAMKHIVMGTTRPAPYIIFGPPGTGKTVTLVEAIKQVVKHLPEAHILACAPSNSGADLLCQRLRVHLPSSIYRLLAPSRDIRMVPEDIKPCCNWDAKKGEYVFPAKKELQEYRVLITTLITASRLVSAQFPIDHFTHIFIDEAGHCMEPESLVAIAGLMEVKETGNPGGQLVLAGDPRQLGPVLRSPLTQKYGLGYSLLERLLTYNALYKKGPDGYDPQFITKLLRNYRSHPTILDIPNQLYYDGELQACADVVDRERFCRWEGLPQKGFPIIFHGVMGKDEREGNSPSFFNPEEAATVTSYLKLLLAPSSKKGKARLSPRSVGVISPYRKQVEKIRYCITKLDRELRGLDDIKDLKVGSVEEFQGQERSVVLISTVRSSQSFVQLDLDFNLGFLKNPKRFNVAVTRAKALLIIVGNPLLLGHDPDWKAFLEFCKENGGYTGCPFPAKLDLQNGQNLLQDLSKLSPSTSGPHGHDYLPQERESEGGLSLQVEPEWRNEL